AATCAGCTCGTCAAGCGAACGGTGCTGGATACCCAGCCGGTAACCGTACAGTATGAACTGACCGATCACGGCTGGTCGCTGAGGACCATCATTGAGAACCTGACGAACTGGGGCATCGAGCACCGGAAGAAGATTTTTGAAAGCTAAAATTTTGGCTATTGTTACGCTAGTGGTATTCCGTATGCTACTGGATATTCGTTGGTAGTACCCGGTCTGATCTCCGTGTGCTTTCGTAGTACACCGCTGTTCAAGGAAAAAACAAATTCTTTTTCGATGGGCCAGCGGTAGGATCACGCTAATACGGGTAGTAATTTTGAGGCTTTGCTGATACCTGAGAACGGCCTGTACAAAGACGTATAGCTAGTGAGGTGATAACCAGAGGAGTATCCATGTCAAATGCCCAAATTCCTGGTACTGCCTTTGCGGATGCCAAACCTCATTACCACATTCTGGATGGATTACGGGGCGTAGCGGCCTTGAGCGTGGTGTGTTTTCACGTGTTTGAAGCCTTTGCCACCAGTCACTTAGACCAGATTATTAATCACGGCTATCTGGCGGTAGACTTCTTCTTTATTCTCTCGGGATTCGTGGTGGGCTATGCGTATGATGATCGCTGGGAGAAGATGACGGTCCTGGACTTTATCAAACGCCGACTGATTCGTTTGCACCCCATGGTGGTATTAGGGGCCATCATCGGAGCTATTATGTTTTATACGCAGGGTTGTTCAGTATGGGATGTATCCAAAGTATCCATTTCGATGCTTTTGGTAGCGACGTTAATCAACGCCCTGCTTATTCCCGCGACGCCTGGTTTTGAAATTCGGGGCGTCGGCGAAATGTTTCCCTTAAATGGGCCAAGCTGGTCGCTGTTTTTCGAGTATATCGGTAATCTCCTCTACGCGTTCTGGCTCCGTAAGCTTTCCACCAAAGCATTGACCGTTCTGGTTGTCCTCGCGGCAGTTGGTTTGGCCGCCTTTGCGATAGTTGGACCCTATGGTGACCTGTGCGTGGGTTTTTCGATAACGGGTGACAACATGCTCGGCGGCTCGTTACGCCTGCTGTTTTCATTCTCGGCGGGTTTACTACTCTCCCGCGTATTCAAACCGATCGCGGTCAAAGGGACGTTCTGGGTCGGTAGTCTGGCCATACTCGTTTTATCAGCGATCCCACGCATTGGTGGTAGTGAATACCTGTGGATGAACGGTTTATACGATACCCTCTGCGTAACGATCGTCTTTCCGGCACTGGTTTATCTGGGTGCCTCAGAAACCACCATTAGCCAACGTATGACTCGGCTATTTACCTTTTTAGGGGACCTTTCGTATCCTTTGTATATGGTTCATTACCCCTTGATCTACCTATACTTCGCCTGGGTGAAAAATGAAAAGCTCACCTTTGAACAATCATTGCCCGGAGCGTTGGCCCTGGTCGTGGGTTCGGTAATCCTGGCGTATGGTTGCCTGAAGTTATACGATGAACCCGTCCGTCGGTATCTGACGAATCGTCTGCTACGCGTAGGAAAATAGTATCCGTAAGGCGTCTTAAAAACGATGAACGAATGTTTCTTCAGGGTTCGTTCATCCCTTACTTTTTCGACCAGCGAGCTTGTTCATAATCCAGTTCACTTTCTTTCGCCCGCAGAATTTCATCATCAAAACGGCTTTCCTTTTTCAGGCGTTCCAAAGCTAATCTCCTTACTTCGACAAGGTCTAGCATCACTTTACGGTAGAGGTCCTGAACGGTCAATAACCCGGACGACTGATCATTGGATTGTAAGGCATTCTTGGTCACTGAAACCTGGGAGATCAGTTGAGCCTTGATACGCCCCACCACTTCGTATTGTTCCATTTCGTAGGCATAATGCGTGTCTAGATGTTCCAGGGAAAGCTGAGTGAGTTCCTGCCGAAGTGATTCAATTTGCTCCTGAGCCGGAATTTGTTCTTCGGTTTCTTTAATGCCAAGCCATTTCATGAACAATGGAAGCGTAAGGCCCTGGAATACGAGCGTGATAAGAATGACTACGAACGTGATGAAAAGAATCAGGTTTCGATGCGGAAACGGATTTATGCCATCGAGCAGAGTCAGGGGAATGGCCAGGGCTGATGCCAGTGAAACAACTCCCCGCATACCTGCCCAGCCAATGAGCAGGGACAGTTTAAGACCAGGGTGAGGTTCGGAGTAGGGTTTTCCAGCCGCCAACAAACGGGGCAGAAAAAAAGAAAGATATACCAATACTATCCGAATAATGATGACCATGCCGCTTATCAACAACGAGTAGTAGATCACCTGCAGAACTGTGTACTCTTCCAAACCCTGAATAATGAGGGGTAGTTGCAATCCAATAATCGTAAATACAAATCCATTGAGCAGAAAACCTACCGTAGCCCAGACTTCCTGCGTTTGCTGGCGGGTCTGATAATTCAAAAACTTACTCGAACGGGCCGAGAGTAACAGGCCGCCACTAACAACGGCCAATACGCCGGACCAGTGAAATTGTTCAGCAACCAAGTACATCAAATACGGAGCGATCAGAGTAATGGGTGTAATGATGCGGGAAGTGCCTCCCCAGTAACGCATGATCCAGTACAGCAGAAAAGCGATACTGAACCCTACGAATACACCCATGACGGAAAGCACCAGGAAGTCGACAATAGCCTGCTGAAAGACAAAGTTTCCAGTCAGTAAGGCCGCCAGGGCAAAGCGAAAAACCGTCAGTGAGGCCGCATCGTTTACCAGACTTTCGCCTTCCAGTATGGTTTGGGCCCGTTTGGGTACATCCAGTCCGCGTAGCACGGAGGTAGCCGCAATGGCATCAGGAGGCGAAATAATGCCGCCAAGTAAGAAACCCAGAGCGAGCGTAAAGCCAGGAATCAGGGCGGTGGAGAAGTAGGCAACCGCCAGTGAAGTCGCTAAAACCAGGCCGAAGCCTAAACTAAGGATGGACCGTTTCCACTTCCAGAGCTGCGTCCAAGAAGATTCCCAGGCAGCTTCGAAAAGTAGTGGAGGCAGAAAAATCAAAAAGACCAGATCCGGGTCAATGGTCATGGAAGGGATACCGGGAATGAAGCTGATCCCCAGACCACCCATCACTAAAAAAATGGGGTAGGATATGTTCAGGCGTTGACTAAGCATGTAGAGCAACGCCATAATAAAAAACAGGGATAAAATCAGTAATAGATTTTCATGGATCATTAGCCAGTGGAGTCATTGAACTAAAACAATGGGTTAAAGTCAGATAGTTACGGATTGGGGTAAGTGGAGTATCCAGGTTTGCGGAGCATCACACCTGATAGATTAACGCATTGATATTCATACCAGCTCCTACGGAGGCCAGTAAAATATAATCTTCTTTTTGCAGGGAATACCCCGGCAATTCACCCTGCATGACCTGATGCAGCAGCGTAGGAATCGTGGCAACGGAGCTATTGCCCATCCAGCGAATGTTCATAGGCAAGATGGCGGGCGGAGGCGTCTGTCCGTACAGGCGGTAAAATTCCCGGAGAATCGCTTCATCCATCTTTTCGTTAGCCTGATGAATAAAGATCATTTTGAGAGCTTCCAGCGGAATGCCACTTTCATCGAGACACTTCTTCA
This portion of the Siphonobacter curvatus genome encodes:
- a CDS encoding acyltransferase family protein; amino-acid sequence: MSNAQIPGTAFADAKPHYHILDGLRGVAALSVVCFHVFEAFATSHLDQIINHGYLAVDFFFILSGFVVGYAYDDRWEKMTVLDFIKRRLIRLHPMVVLGAIIGAIMFYTQGCSVWDVSKVSISMLLVATLINALLIPATPGFEIRGVGEMFPLNGPSWSLFFEYIGNLLYAFWLRKLSTKALTVLVVLAAVGLAAFAIVGPYGDLCVGFSITGDNMLGGSLRLLFSFSAGLLLSRVFKPIAVKGTFWVGSLAILVLSAIPRIGGSEYLWMNGLYDTLCVTIVFPALVYLGASETTISQRMTRLFTFLGDLSYPLYMVHYPLIYLYFAWVKNEKLTFEQSLPGALALVVGSVILAYGCLKLYDEPVRRYLTNRLLRVGK
- a CDS encoding Na+/H+ antiporter, with translation MIHENLLLILSLFFIMALLYMLSQRLNISYPIFLVMGGLGISFIPGIPSMTIDPDLVFLIFLPPLLFEAAWESSWTQLWKWKRSILSLGFGLVLATSLAVAYFSTALIPGFTLALGFLLGGIISPPDAIAATSVLRGLDVPKRAQTILEGESLVNDAASLTVFRFALAALLTGNFVFQQAIVDFLVLSVMGVFVGFSIAFLLYWIMRYWGGTSRIITPITLIAPYLMYLVAEQFHWSGVLAVVSGGLLLSARSSKFLNYQTRQQTQEVWATVGFLLNGFVFTIIGLQLPLIIQGLEEYTVLQVIYYSLLISGMVIIIRIVLVYLSFFLPRLLAAGKPYSEPHPGLKLSLLIGWAGMRGVVSLASALAIPLTLLDGINPFPHRNLILFITFVVILITLVFQGLTLPLFMKWLGIKETEEQIPAQEQIESLRQELTQLSLEHLDTHYAYEMEQYEVVGRIKAQLISQVSVTKNALQSNDQSSGLLTVQDLYRKVMLDLVEVRRLALERLKKESRFDDEILRAKESELDYEQARWSKK